A region of Desulfolithobacter dissulfuricans DNA encodes the following proteins:
- a CDS encoding type II secretion system protein N: MFRVAIRLLLITTLLYGAVLFFYSRLEQRMQVPEAALDQRKKQPGTIVAADAGPVQALDYQLIVQRNIFQAVVNEPLPQKEKDREEPLEATSLKLELLGTVSGNERDARAIIVDEKEKRQDIYHVGDAVQGAIIESIERGKVILRVGKRREVLLLKDRESKNVVDRTDMFGRPMPPISITRPVARPRISTPRTAGSRSFRPRQVARQDVEQPIPDTVFRADEESPRDAMDGDDLEEPEMAPVIIEAR; encoded by the coding sequence ATGTTCCGCGTGGCTATCAGGTTGCTGCTCATTACCACTTTGCTCTACGGCGCGGTGCTGTTTTTCTATTCCCGCCTGGAGCAGCGAATGCAGGTGCCGGAAGCGGCCCTGGACCAGAGGAAAAAGCAGCCCGGCACCATTGTAGCTGCTGATGCGGGGCCTGTTCAGGCCCTGGATTATCAGCTCATCGTCCAGCGCAATATTTTTCAGGCCGTGGTGAACGAACCGTTGCCGCAGAAGGAGAAAGACAGGGAAGAGCCCCTGGAGGCCACCTCTTTGAAACTGGAACTGCTGGGCACTGTTTCCGGCAATGAGCGGGACGCCCGGGCGATAATTGTTGACGAAAAGGAAAAACGGCAGGATATTTACCATGTTGGTGATGCTGTCCAGGGCGCGATCATCGAATCCATCGAGCGGGGCAAGGTGATCCTGCGGGTGGGGAAACGCAGGGAGGTCCTGCTGCTCAAGGACCGGGAGAGCAAAAACGTTGTGGACCGGACCGATATGTTCGGCCGGCCCATGCCACCGATTTCAATAACTCGGCCGGTGGCCCGGCCCAGGATTTCCACTCCGAGAACAGCAGGCAGCAGGTCGTTTCGTCCCCGGCAGGTGGCGAGGCAGGATGTGGAGCAACCGATACCAGATACGGTGTTTCGAGCGGACGAGGAAAGTCCCCGGGACGCGATGGATGGGGACGACCTGGAGGAGCCGGAGATGGCACCGGTCATCATTGAAGCCCGCTGA
- a CDS encoding nucleotidyltransferase family protein, translated as MNEYYKLQQKKNEILAIARQYGIVDIRVFGSVARGNESPQSDIDLLVKLEAGCSLLDLGGALVKLEKLLGRKVDIVTEKGLHWYLRDKIKKEARPL; from the coding sequence GTGAACGAATATTATAAACTGCAGCAGAAAAAAAACGAAATCCTGGCAATTGCCCGGCAGTATGGAATTGTTGATATTCGTGTGTTCGGATCCGTCGCTCGTGGTAATGAAAGCCCACAGAGCGACATTGATCTTCTGGTCAAGTTAGAAGCTGGGTGTTCGTTGCTCGACCTTGGAGGTGCCTTGGTCAAGCTTGAGAAACTTCTGGGTAGAAAAGTTGATATCGTGACCGAAAAGGGCCTGCATTGGTACCTGCGTGACAAAATAAAGAAAGAGGCCCGGCCGTTATGA
- a CDS encoding HepT-like ribonuclease domain-containing protein → MFLKETIVQDAVLRNLQVLAESTQRLSDDFKSRHTAIEWYKIAGLRNILVHDYLGIDLETIWAAVTKNLPDLKVVVQDALT, encoded by the coding sequence TTGTTTCTGAAAGAGACGATTGTCCAGGATGCTGTGCTCCGTAATTTACAGGTGCTTGCCGAATCGACTCAGCGACTATCAGATGACTTTAAATCCCGCCATACAGCCATTGAATGGTACAAAATTGCCGGGTTGCGCAATATACTGGTGCATGATTATCTCGGGATAGACTTAGAAACCATTTGGGCGGCTGTGACAAAAAATTTGCCTGACTTAAAAGTGGTTGTTCAGGATGCATTGACGTAG
- the gspD gene encoding type II secretion system secretin GspD encodes MLGSITATTSHGAEPAKPEKSGRFIALDFNDVDINLFIKYISELTGKNFVVDRGVRGKVTIISPTRISESDAYRVFESVLEVNGYTTVPSGSIIKIIPSAQARTKSIATILKGNATYPEDKVVTQIIPLAHANPDDVKKILAPLVSKTSVVISHTESGVLIITDVLSNIHRLQNIIRAIDVPSIGEDLVIMPLQNASATTVAKTLNQLFIRSVKKGSRREIVKVIPYERTNSLIVLASKVNVRKIRNLLVQLDSKVPRGEGKIQVYYLQHANAEELVKVLTNLPDTKSAGKSTGKAPPISRDVKIMADAETNSLIIQAPRDEYLVLEDVIKKLDIPRRMVYMEALIMEVQVSKSFELGVQWSGEASFSSGSGTILSGFSGSQDAPYDALNGISADPAVLPSGFSFGIMKQGVRIGNMYFPNLSAVVRAYKDDSDINIIATPQILTTDNKKAEIKVGENVPYIVSKNTTTAQEDYTNYEYKDVATSLSITPQINQSDLVRLDIGVEVIKLKNLNDGRPTTYTRSANTTVVVHNEETVVIGGIIGQDTSSGEYKVPLLGDIPLLGWLFKTSIESQEKTNLFIFITPHIVENPAELADLYYRKRDVMESVQPGSSDIPDSFFYNKPNPAHAAALADIGFAKLQKKEFDAAKQYFEQALKSDPENASALLNLGVILEHEGKKDQARALYEKVLNSPPPSKDDDTTGQKEKAATLDPFREMARKNLERLQQK; translated from the coding sequence TTGCTGGGATCCATTACGGCAACCACGTCCCATGGCGCCGAGCCGGCAAAGCCGGAAAAAAGTGGCCGGTTCATCGCCCTTGATTTCAACGATGTCGATATCAATCTCTTTATCAAGTATATCAGCGAGCTGACCGGCAAGAATTTCGTGGTGGACCGTGGGGTCCGGGGCAAGGTGACTATCATTTCGCCGACCAGGATCTCCGAGTCCGATGCCTACCGGGTCTTTGAATCGGTCCTGGAAGTCAACGGCTACACCACCGTGCCCAGTGGTTCCATCATCAAGATCATTCCCTCGGCCCAGGCCCGGACCAAGAGCATCGCCACCATCCTCAAGGGCAACGCCACCTATCCCGAAGACAAGGTGGTGACCCAGATCATCCCCCTGGCCCATGCCAACCCCGATGATGTGAAAAAGATCCTGGCGCCCTTGGTCTCCAAGACCAGCGTGGTTATCTCCCATACCGAGTCCGGGGTACTGATCATCACCGATGTGCTCTCCAACATCCACCGGCTGCAGAATATCATCCGGGCCATCGACGTACCCTCCATCGGCGAGGACCTCGTCATTATGCCGCTGCAGAACGCCAGCGCCACCACGGTGGCCAAGACCCTGAACCAGCTTTTTATCCGTTCGGTTAAAAAGGGCAGCCGGAGAGAGATCGTCAAGGTGATCCCCTACGAGCGGACCAACTCCCTCATCGTCCTGGCCTCCAAGGTCAATGTCCGGAAAATACGCAATCTCCTGGTTCAGCTGGATTCCAAGGTGCCCCGGGGCGAGGGCAAGATTCAGGTCTACTACCTGCAGCACGCCAATGCCGAGGAGCTGGTCAAGGTGCTGACCAACCTGCCAGATACGAAGAGCGCCGGAAAATCCACCGGCAAGGCACCGCCGATTTCCCGCGATGTCAAGATCATGGCCGATGCCGAGACCAATTCGCTCATCATCCAGGCCCCCCGGGACGAATACCTGGTCCTTGAGGATGTGATCAAGAAACTCGATATCCCGCGGCGCATGGTTTACATGGAGGCCCTCATCATGGAGGTCCAGGTCAGTAAATCTTTTGAGCTGGGGGTCCAGTGGAGCGGGGAGGCTTCTTTCAGCAGTGGTTCCGGGACAATCCTCTCCGGCTTTTCCGGCAGCCAGGATGCCCCCTACGATGCGCTCAACGGGATCAGTGCGGATCCTGCCGTCCTCCCATCGGGCTTCAGCTTCGGGATCATGAAGCAGGGCGTGCGGATCGGCAACATGTATTTCCCCAACTTAAGCGCGGTGGTGCGGGCCTACAAGGACGATTCGGACATCAACATCATCGCCACGCCCCAGATCCTGACCACGGACAACAAGAAGGCCGAGATCAAGGTGGGTGAAAACGTGCCCTATATCGTCAGTAAAAACACCACCACCGCCCAGGAAGATTATACCAATTACGAGTACAAGGACGTGGCCACCTCGCTCTCCATCACCCCCCAGATCAACCAGTCCGACCTGGTGCGGCTCGATATCGGGGTCGAGGTTATCAAGCTGAAAAATCTCAATGATGGCCGTCCCACCACCTACACCAGGAGCGCCAATACCACCGTGGTGGTCCACAACGAGGAGACCGTGGTCATTGGCGGCATAATCGGCCAGGACACCTCCAGTGGTGAATACAAGGTGCCCCTGCTCGGAGACATTCCGCTCCTTGGCTGGTTGTTCAAAACCAGCATAGAGTCGCAGGAAAAGACCAACCTGTTTATCTTTATCACCCCACATATCGTCGAAAACCCGGCCGAACTGGCCGACCTTTATTACAGGAAACGGGATGTCATGGAGTCGGTTCAGCCCGGCTCCAGCGATATCCCGGACAGCTTTTTCTACAACAAGCCTAACCCGGCCCATGCCGCAGCCCTGGCAGACATCGGTTTTGCCAAGCTGCAGAAAAAAGAATTTGACGCCGCGAAACAGTATTTTGAGCAGGCCCTGAAGAGCGATCCCGAAAATGCCTCTGCCCTGTTGAATCTGGGGGTTATTCTGGAACATGAAGGAAAAAAGGACCAGGCCAGAGCCCTGTATGAAAAGGTGCTGAACAGCCCGCCACCCTCAAAGGATGACGACACCACCGGGCAGAAGGAAAAGGCCGCAACCCTGGACCCATTCCGGGAAATGGCCAGGAAGAATCTCGAACGGCTGCAGCAGAAATAG